The sequence CAGCGATAGCTGAGTCCAGGGCCAACCTCTCactgaggaaggaaaagaggaagggagggagggagaggaaagagaggatcAGATGGAGAGATGAGCGCCCCCACAGGCCAAACACTTAAAATGCCTTGACTGTTTACTCCTATGGATATATTATAttactgagacagacagacagacagacagacagacagacagatagatagatagatagatagatagatagatagatagatagatagatagatagatagatagatagatagatagatagatagatagatacttttGTTGAAGAATTAAGTGTAAGTACTTCTTCAACCACTGCTTTTAGGCTAGATGTAAACAGGTAAAACAAAactatagtttaaaaaaatggacATGGCCGTCTTGAGTATCAAATTTGATACTCAAAAGTTTTCATCTTCTCAAGCTCATTGGATATTACAGAAAGTGAAGAGGTGGTGCAAAGTTCCCACCAGCGAAAAAAAAGCGCAGTGGGGTCAATActacaccccccacccctcccctctcctctcttctcttctcctgtcttcCCAGCTGCCTCTGCAACATTAGTGAGTGGGCGCAGTGGACCCTGccttgcctgcctgcctgcctgcctgtggaAAGTTCGCCAGGCCTTGGAGCTTGAGTTTTCTTGGCTCTTTGTGTGAACACATGTGCGCAGAAAAGGCGCGCTGTCTCGGAATGATTTGGTTACACTGGTCCCGTGGTTAGTCAGAGCGCAGGAGTGCAGGAACAGCCCCTCCTTTTACCCCCTAAACCCCCTCtccttaaacacacactcactcacacacacacacacacacacactccagttgCCCAGTAGACTAATGTTCAGCCAGTCGATGGGCTGCTTATGGCTTCCAGATTATTCGATAAACCGCTGAACGCTCGAGCTTATGAATTTCGCACGTGTAGTTTCTGAATCGATCCGCGCGGGTCGGTGTGGCAACCGGTGGTTTTCactgttctcacacacaaaagctgtTAAAGTGGAATAGTCTATCGAGTCAAGCTGCGCATGAGCTAATAACCGATTCCCATAAGTCAACTCCAGCGCAATACAATAGAGCAAGAACATTCATAATCCCTATATTGAACCTCAAGACTTTCTGTACCAGTGCAGCACTAACTGCTGCTCCAATAATGTTGTGgaacccccccccaaaaaaaatacacacaaactccCTTGATAAAGTAAGCCAAATGTTGCATAATGGTTCTCTATCCGCAGTACAAGCGAGCTATTCttagtaaatgtgtgtttgataaatCAAATCTAGTCCACAAGTAGTCTCTTTTGAGTTTGGGCTACTTTTAACACAAGGGTGAAGAGTAGCAGCCTCATAACCTGAGCAGGCTGCTACTGCTGCCGCTGTCCCCGAGCCAGAGCCGTGTTTAAACAAGCtataaaaatgaattattacCAAACGCATGCAGAGACTCAGCCCCTTTTAGCCCAGGAATTGGGGAGTCCCATATGAAAATGTAAGTGGGGTTTTATTTGTGCACATTACGCCACAATTGGTCTCCTTAATGTCCGTCTCATTCATGCCACGGAGTGATTTATGAGCTCCTGAAGGCAAACATGGCTCGGGTATTTGCCtgcaacatgcacacaatgtTAAGAGCCCCTGTCATGCTAAGATCCTTGCTGGcgtatttgttttttgttttttctctctccacaaaGTATGAAGTTTGAAGGTGAACACAGAAATAGTTTATATTAGTGTTTCTGCAGGCAGCATGAAATACTCCCagcatttctgtgcaaatgtaaacatttttcaaaagtcATTTCACTAAATAATTGGCATCGATAATTTGTTAATTAACTACCAGTTTTTGGATATTTTATAGTCACtttagtaataataattatttttaaaagttcATAACCAAAGTTTCAAATAAAAATTGACATCTTTTGGATTCATCTTTATAAAGAAAGAGGCTATTTTATCTTTgagtaaacattttaaagtaattCGTATTATGGGgaaattaaattacataataaaagtaaaattcaAACGTGTGTGTGCCTTTTCACAACTCAGTGCGGGCTCAGCTATTTATCTTCATTGCCAACCTGTTGTTAACATTTGCATACCGTCTTTATCTTCCTATGccctgtttcttttattttgcatattttcttCACGAATAATTCgagcaaaaaaaattaattctgtaaacaggaaaaaaaaaaaaaaagaaacgactCAAAACACCAGGAAAAAGCGATTGTAGCAAGTTAATTGTATTCTAACAAAAATATCCAAGACGTTGGaagctatacaaaaataaaaatgaccagGTTCCATAGGCCTAATATTGTATAATTATTCACATACACTCATAATTTCCATTCCAAGAGATCAATTTGTTATGGTAATTACAAGCCACGTTTGAGTAGAGCTACTTCAGTGATTTAATTTCATCCTTACCTTGAATTAATCGTCAAGTCAAATATCAACAGAATAAATGTGCCGAATATACAAATAACATCAGAGTTAATACCATCGTAGCCTGATATTTATTGTCCcgggggaaaagaaaaagaaaaaaaaaacttattgtGATTGATTTCAGTTAATAGTTCAGATGCTGCAGGTCGATTGTAGTTAGGGACTCCgagaaaaaatagaaactgtCCGCAGAAATGTCCACGGGGCTGTCCAGAGACTCTGACAAGCTCGGCGAGGCCGCATCGGAGAGCTGTAGGCAGGAATCCGAGGAGAAAGGTTGAAAATCGTGTATAGAAACATCCAGGGCTGGGGGACTGTCGCCATTGTCCGGGCCAGATGCCGAGCCGGGGCCCATTGTTGACATGCAGCCCGGAACAGTGGGTGACGGGTTGGGaaaatgtttcagatttttgtcaTTGCTGTTCAGCGGCGCAGCAGCAAAGCTCATGGACTCTGCATTGTGGAGCTGCTGCGTGGAGCTAAGTGAGTTGTTCTGAAAAGAGCAGGTATCTCTCTCCAGCAGGGCCCCGCTCCGCTCGTACAGGGGggcctcgtcttcctcctcgcTTTGGATGCCGTCCTCGGCGCCGGGCCCTTTCCCTTCACCGTTGTGATTCTCCTTGCTCTGGGTTTGCCGCTTGTGCTTCATTCGCCGGTTTTGGAACCAGACTTTGACCTGCCTCTCGGTCAGGTCCAACAGAGCCGCTATTTCCACCCTCCTCGGCCGGCACAGATACTTGTTGAAGTGGaactccttctccagctccagcagctgtgtgttggtgtatgCTGTCCTCAGCCGACGAgagccccctcctcccccaccgtTCTCCACAATCTCAGGCGAGCCTGGAAAATAAGCACCACGGTAGCGTGGGATTAAAAACGGAGGACCCAACAGTTACATAACCCCGCCGCCCGTGAATCTAACATTAAAGCTATCACAAACCACCAGAGAGTGGCTCACAACACGCTGCAGCAAAATGGCCGCTGGAGCTACTGACCCAAGCTGATGGCTTGTAAACCCTTTATCTAAAAATCATTACTGCATAAAGATACTCATCAGATTGTTTTAcacaattataaaaaataatgttcagcGTGAACGTGAAACAAACACGGTGAAAATATAAAAGCAGTGAGGTCCAAGCTGGTGTGGGATACTAATGAATGCTCCAGCTGCCCTCCTCGGCAACGGCACTCCATCACTCTTCATTACTGTCACACATCAAAACTCTGCTACGGCTAGAGGAATAAATCATCTTACATCACTAAACTTTacccaaacttttttttttcctcgcttCATAGACAATCACAGCAAAGCGATAACCATAAATCTGTCAGAACAATACAACtccagcctgtctctgtgtgtgtgttttttttttttaaaggaaaggcCTGTGCACTGGGCTCAAATTTAGCAACAGATAGTGAGCACTTCTCTTTTTGCAGAAAGTGCTGTAGAAATCACCAACCTtttggagaaaaacacacaggtccATTGGAGATGGTGGTAGCGGTGGAGGTTGGCAGGTGGTTCCTCTTGGAGGCTTTCTTCTCCCGCATCCAGGGGTACTCCGGGGGTAAGGAGGCGGTGGGCAGCTGGCTGCATCCGTCGGGGCTGTGTCTGGGCCGGCCGTGCCGCGGATGGCTGCCCGGATTCAGGCTGGGAATGGTCTGCTCAAAGGGAGGAGGAATCAGTGTCGGGCGTGAAAGCGTCGAGCTCTTGATTGATGAACTTTGAAATGAATCAGCGACAGGGGGGAAAGATGTCAGGCACTCAGCAAGCGACGGCTGACTATTGATAAAACCGCTCTCTCGCTCGAATTCGTAATTCATCTCCGCTCCCTGAGAGCCGAGGAAAGTTTGCACGCGTATTTTTATAAATGTTGCGGCTCAGTGAGGacgagaaagaaaaaatcatttaaaaaaaaatctcgtggtggtgttttttttctatttcactgATTACGGCCGTGTGGGGACCGAGCTACTATTAAACTATTGAATTCATGGAGACAAGGTTGAAATTGGACCGAATTGCCTGTCACATGATTACCTCTGCCCAATGACAATTTGGGGTTTAATCAAAAGAAGCCACTGTCTGCCTGATTGATCCAAAAACTCAGATGAAGAACGCCTCGCTCAGCTGGGGGAcgactgtttttatttacatcttTGTCCGCTCAGTTTATCCTCCTCTCGCCCTTCCAGTCCAGTCCACTAAgctacaaaatgtg is a genomic window of Toxotes jaculatrix isolate fToxJac2 chromosome 13, fToxJac2.pri, whole genome shotgun sequence containing:
- the LOC121191607 gene encoding homeobox protein Hox-A2a encodes the protein MNYEFERESGFINSQPSLAECLTSFPPVADSFQSSSIKSSTLSRPTLIPPPFEQTIPSLNPGSHPRHGRPRHSPDGCSQLPTASLPPEYPWMREKKASKRNHLPTSTATTISNGPVCFSPKGSPEIVENGGGGGGSRRLRTAYTNTQLLELEKEFHFNKYLCRPRRVEIAALLDLTERQVKVWFQNRRMKHKRQTQSKENHNGEGKGPGAEDGIQSEEEDEAPLYERSGALLERDTCSFQNNSLSSTQQLHNAESMSFAAAPLNSNDKNLKHFPNPSPTVPGCMSTMGPGSASGPDNGDSPPALDVSIHDFQPFSSDSCLQLSDAASPSLSESLDSPVDISADSFYFFSESLTTIDLQHLNY